From the genome of Sporomusa sphaeroides DSM 2875:
ACAATAATGATGTTTAATTGATGGTTTTATTGACTGGTGTTCGTTTTTGTATTAAGATGATAAATATAGTAAATTATGGATGCGATGCAGGGTGGGGGTAGCTTAATGAAGCTGATTACGGTGTCAGGGGCACCTTCTTCTGGTAAGACCTCGGTAATTTTACGGCTGATTGATTGCCTTAGGCAAGGTGGGCAGGAGGTCGGCGTGGTTAAGTTTGACTGTCTGACTTCTTTTGATCAACTGCGTTACGAAGAATATGGCGTAAAAGTGCAGGTGGGCTTTTCCGGGAAATTTTGCCCTGATCATTTTTTTATTACTAATATTGCTGATGCTGTGGAGTGGGGAGAACGCACCGGGCTGGATATATTGATCAGTGAAAGCGCGGGTTTATGTAATCGCTGTTCCCCGCATATCCAGGGAATTCTTGCCATTTGTGTTATTGATAATCTATCAGGGGTGAATACTCCCCGCAAAATTGGTCCTATGCTCAAGCTGGCCGATATTGTTGTCATTACCAAGGGTGATATTGTTTCCCAAGCCGAACGGGAGGTTTTTATGGGGAGTGTCCGGCAGGTTAACCCCAGGGCCTCCATTCTCTTTGTGAATGGCATTACCGGTCAGGGTGCATTTCTCTTAAGCAAGCATGTTATGAATGCAGCTGCTGTTACCAGTGTGAGAAACCGGCGCTTGCGCTTTTCCATGCCGGCTTCTGTATGCGCTTACTGTACCGGTGAAACGCGAATCGGTGAAAGCTACCAGATGGGAATGCTGAAAAAGATGGAATTCAAGGTGGAATCATGAGGCAAGCAATCAGAGAGTGTGCGGCAAGCAGGACAATTGCTGAAATTATCAATACTTATCCGGTGGTACAGGATTTCTTTATTAATTATAATTTACCGAATCTGCAGAAAAATCTTACGCTGGCTCAGGCTTTGGCCGAAATACCACAGGAGCAATTGGCAGAGTTCGGTCTTGATAGATTCAGCTTGACAGAAGAACTGGTAAGGTTCGTGGCAGCATTGGCAGGAAACCTGGAGGCACAGGAAAAGGTAGAAAGTATTACCATCATCGGCGGTAGAAATAAAGCAGGGGAAGCCGAGAATGTGACGCTTACCATTGCCGCCGGTGAGGTTATCAGCATTGTCGGCCCTACCGGTTCAGGGAAAAGCCGTCTCTTAGGGGACATTGAATGCCTGGCGCAATGCGATACACCGACCAACAGGCAAATTCTGATCAATGATCATGTGTTGACTGATGAACAGCGGTTTGATATGGGCAATAAACTGGTGGCGCAGTTATCGCAAAATATGAATTTTGTTATGGATGTGAATGTGGCGGAATTTCTGGCAATGCATGCAAAGATCCGCCTGTGCAAAAATCCCGAACAAGTCATCAACCGCTGCTTTGTTTGCGCCAACGAAATGGCTGGTGAAAAATTTGCCATGGATACCAGAGTAACTGAGCTGTCAGGGGGGCAATCACGGGCGCTGATGATTGCCGACACAGCTCATATGAGCGCCTCGCCCATTGTTCTGATTGATGAAATCGAAAATGCCGGCATTGACAGGAAGCAGGCCATCAGCCTGTTGACTGAAAACCAAAAGATTGTACTGATTTCCACCCATGACCCGCTGCTGGCCTTGAGTGCCGATAAACGGATTGTTATCAAAAATGGCGGTATCTATAAAATCCTGGAGACATCGGACGAAGAGGCCAAAAGCTTACGTGATATTGAAAAACTGGATGCCATGATGCTGGCTGTCAGGCAGCAATTGCGGTACGGAGAGCGGGTTAAGCCGTTGATGCCTGTCCTGGGATAAATGTAGACTTGATTCAGGTGGAGTTTTAACTCCACCTGAATCCTAGGCGGAATTATCCGATGGCCGCAGAGAATGCCAGGGACACAAAGGGGACGAGCCAAGGAGAATTAAAGGCCGCGGCAGCGGTTCTTATGACAGATGGAGGCGAGAAAATGTGGGAGTTATATGACACTATGATTGCGGGAATACCGGAGGATTGTCTTGTCGACGAATTTATCTGCGGCACTTATGGCGTACTCATACGCAGCGGGGAGAGGTGTGGCTTCAGCCATATCATACCAGGCGATACCCTGCCGGAGACGATGAAAAAGACACTTAATATGCCCTTGCGGAAGCTGGCAGAATGTATTAAATCCTGGAATTTCGTCGAAGCCTCTGTCGGTCTGGCGGCCATAAATACCTGGTATAATTCGCCGGCAACTGCGGCAGACAACGGCATTGTGCTTGCTAACAGCTTATACAGTGAGGATCGTCTTAATGATCCCTTTATTGCCTATCAAAATAGGATAAAAAATAAAAAAGTAGCTGTTTTCGGTCATTTTCCCTATGTTGAGCAATTGTTCCGGCCTGTCTCTGACCTCGTCATCATTGCGCGTGAGCCGGAGGAGGAAGGTGATTACCCGGAATCGGCCGCCGACTACATCCTGCCGGAATATGATTTTGTTGTCTTAAGCTGTACAAGTCTTATTTACAAGACATTACCGCGTCTGCTGAATTTATCAAAAAATGCTTATGTTATTATTGTCGGCCCATCAACACCATTGGCACCGTCGCTATTTGCTTTCGGTGTCAATGATTTATCAGGCTTTGTGGTTAAGGATAATGCCGGTGCGGCGCAGATTGTGGCAGGCCTGGAACGCAGCCCGATTTACAAGACAGGGCAGAAAGTAGCGCTTAAATCCCAAGAGTTCACTGGGAGGACCAGCCTGGCGGGACTTGATATCTAAGTGTTCGAACAAACAAGTTTACCGGGCACTGGTGAAAGGAAGAGCGTCATTATGAGGATGGCAGGGACTTGGGGCTCAGCCTTTGCGGTGGCTTTGGCTGTTCACCTTAGCGTTTTTGCTTTAGTGGGGCAGGGATTATTGGCGGAAACAGCCTTGGAGCCACAATTTGAATATATGGAAGTTGAGCTGGCACCGCTCCCCCCTGCTGCTAAACCGGGTCAGGCGAAGGAGATACCGGCGGCCAGTAATCACAGCCCGGACCTGAGCAGCAACAAGCAGGTTTATCCGGCTGCCAGGCCGGCAGCTGCCCGCTTGGCTCCCGTCAGGGAGCAGACCGAGGCTTGGCCGCAGGTTGCAGCTGTCGCCGCGGCCGGTGTGTCATCAGGCGTAAGCAGCAGCGATTTTAGCGGAGAGGCAGGAGCAGGAGCGGCGGCAGGCGGCGGGACGGGAAATAGCGTCTCTGCCGGCGGAACCGGGCCGGCAGCAGAGCCGGTTGACCGCCGGCCGTCGCTGGCTTATGCGCCTTTGCCGGAATATCCGGTGGAAGCCAGGCGCAATCACTGGCAGGGAAAGGTATTTGTCAGTGTACTGGTGACGGCTGCGGGAAGAGCCGCCGAGGCGAAAGTGGCCGAAAGCTCAGGCTATGATGTGCTGGATCAGGCGGCGGTGAACGTAGTGCTGTACAAATGGCGGTTTAATCCTGCCGAGCGCGGCGGACAGGCTGTACCTGGCAGGGTGAGAGTGCCGGTTACGTTTAGCCTGGATCGCTGATAGAAATATAGTGTTTATATTAAAGAGCACAACAAGGAGGAGTAGGTATGAGAGAAAATTTCAAGAAAAGGATGATTCCCCCGGTGCTGGCTGTTTGCTTATTAAGCTCATTCCAGCTTGCCACAGCACAAGAGGTCGATGAGGCCACGCTTGAGGGCGTGGAAGTCCACTCGACATCCCTGGAGAAATACCAAGTGACCACAGCAGTTATTACCGCCGAAAAAATTAAGGAAACCGGCGCAAGAAATCTGGCTGAGGCTCTGGAAGCGGTACCCGGGCTGTATATGGCCACTGCTGATAAGAATGCCCGGCTGGTACGTATCCGGGGGGCGGCCACCGACCAGACGAGGGTTTATATTGACGGGCTGCCGGTGTTTCCCTTATCAGGTATCGCCTCCAACTCGGCGTCTGATTTGGCTGGTATACCTGTCGATAATATTGAAAAGATTGAGATCATTAAAGGACCCGGACCGGTGCAATACGGCACAGACTATAAAGGCGGCGTTATTTTAATTACCACCAAGGATGGCAAGGGGCCAGGCCAGTTTCAGCTTAATTTGGCAGCAGGCTCTGATAAACGCTTTGACCACAGCATCTCCTACCGCGGCAGTGATGATAATGCCAGCTACTCCTTTGCCGCCGGCAAAAGCAAAGGCGACGGGTATCTGAGACACTCCGAGTTTGATAAGGAGTATTTTGACGGTAAAATAAAATGGAAGCTGGGTGAGGGCCAGAACCTGACAATCAGCGGCTGGTATATGAACACCGACCGGGACATTGCCAATGGCATTGACCAGGAAACCGGCAAAGAGACCTCGGCCACCGGCAATAAATGGTCTGGTGATACATTTCTTGACCAGGCTGGTATTCCAGATCCTAATCAAAGCAAGCCAGATAAAAACAGTACGACAGATGTAAAAGACTGGAAATACCGGGACTTCAAACAAACCAATATTGCCGTACAGTATGATCAAAAGGTCAATGACCGGTTCAAATATGATGTGAAGGTTTACCATGTTACTGACCGCAATACCCTGCAGGTAACTAATGGCAATAACGTTAAATTGGGTGTAAATACCAAGAAAAACCCGCAGTTGTACAGCAGTGACTGGACCTCAAGCGGCAACGGTCTGGAGCTTACTGCCGACTGGCAGGCAGCCCGGAACAATACCGTCACCTTTGGCGCCAAATACAGCAAGCTTGACTGGGATGCCAGCGAAAATAGAAGTTTAAATCCAGGCGGTATCACTGACGGCGGCAGCGATAAGCGCATTGGTTATTACCTGCAGGATAGCTGGCAGCTTGACAGCAAAACCAATCTGACCGCAGGCGTGCGCCATGACAAGGTAACGCAAGCCTTTGACAACATTCCGGGGAAAACACCGGCAGAACTTGCAGATATTGACGATTCTACCACTGATCCGGTATTTAACCTGACCCATCAATTGGATGAGAAAAATACGCTGCGTTTTTCGGCAGGCAAAACCCATAACTTTGTTACCGCCAAGCAGGCTAACGCTAATCGCAAGGCTGGTTATGCCGTTCCGGGGACTGAAAAGGCCACCAACCAGGAGATCGGCTGGAAGCACAAGCTTAATGAAAAAGCATCACTGGACATTGCTATTTTCAAAAATGATATTGATAACCGGATTGACAGACTGCCGGGAAAAACGGAATATCGCAACATTGCTAAAACCGAGATACGGGGAGTAGAGCTGGAATATAACCAACAGATCAGCAAACGCCTGAAGGGCTTTGTTAATTACACGTATTTGAAGGCGGAAGACACGAATGCCGGGGTTACCACCGATGCCGCCAATTTGCCTGACAGTATGTTCAATTACGGTGCAACCTACACGGTGGACAAGCTCCAGGCTACCTTGATCGGTCATTACTTTGGCAATGTTAGCAATACTGATGTCAGTACACCCAACAACTATGGAAATATCTATAAGAAGCTGGATAGCTATCATACGGTAGATCTTAATTTCAACTATCAGGAGAATGACAATCTGTCCTATTATTTGCATATCAACAATCTGTTTGACACTAAATACTGGGATAAATATGACGAACGGGGCGACGGCATTAACTTCATGGCCGGCATAAGCATGAAAATGTAGGAGGGTTTATGAAAAGGTTAAGCACACTGATCATCTTGCTTTGCATCAGCTTGCTCATGCTCTTAACCGGGTGCGGCCGGCAAAGTGCTGTGGATTCGGGCGCGGCGCCAGGTTCAGGCAGGGTTATTATTGACATGGCAGGCCGCAAGGTTATATTGCCGCAGAAAATTGAGAAGGTATATCCGGCATCACCGCTCGAATGTGTGTTGATTTATACTCTTGCGCCCGAGCTGTTGGCAGGCTGGGGTTATCACATGGCGGCAGATCAGTCAGGCTATATCCTGCCGGAGTACCGGAACTTGCCGGTGCTTGCCTGGACCACCCGCGGTTCGACCAGTAATGCCGAAGAAATTATGAAGATGAAGCCGGACGTAATTTTAACAATAAACGATATCAATGATACTACCAGGCAATATGCGGATGAACTGGAACGATTGACCAAAATACCGGTGGTGCTGTTGGATAAAGAATTAACTAAAACAGAACAGGCCTTTGTGCTTGCCGGTAAGGTGCTGAACCGTGAGGAACGGGCAGCTAAGCTTGCGGCCTATTGCCGGGAAACGCTGGCGATGGTGACGGAAAAGCAGCCGCTGTTACAGGGCCGCACCCCGGTAACCGTGTATTATGCCGAAGGCCGGCGCGGTTTGGAAACCGAGCCGCGG
Proteins encoded in this window:
- a CDS encoding GTP-binding protein, which encodes MKLITVSGAPSSGKTSVILRLIDCLRQGGQEVGVVKFDCLTSFDQLRYEEYGVKVQVGFSGKFCPDHFFITNIADAVEWGERTGLDILISESAGLCNRCSPHIQGILAICVIDNLSGVNTPRKIGPMLKLADIVVITKGDIVSQAEREVFMGSVRQVNPRASILFVNGITGQGAFLLSKHVMNAAAVTSVRNRRLRFSMPASVCAYCTGETRIGESYQMGMLKKMEFKVES
- a CDS encoding ATP-binding cassette domain-containing protein; translated protein: MRQAIRECAASRTIAEIINTYPVVQDFFINYNLPNLQKNLTLAQALAEIPQEQLAEFGLDRFSLTEELVRFVAALAGNLEAQEKVESITIIGGRNKAGEAENVTLTIAAGEVISIVGPTGSGKSRLLGDIECLAQCDTPTNRQILINDHVLTDEQRFDMGNKLVAQLSQNMNFVMDVNVAEFLAMHAKIRLCKNPEQVINRCFVCANEMAGEKFAMDTRVTELSGGQSRALMIADTAHMSASPIVLIDEIENAGIDRKQAISLLTENQKIVLISTHDPLLALSADKRIVIKNGGIYKILETSDEEAKSLRDIEKLDAMMLAVRQQLRYGERVKPLMPVLG
- a CDS encoding Rossmann-like domain-containing protein, whose amino-acid sequence is MWELYDTMIAGIPEDCLVDEFICGTYGVLIRSGERCGFSHIIPGDTLPETMKKTLNMPLRKLAECIKSWNFVEASVGLAAINTWYNSPATAADNGIVLANSLYSEDRLNDPFIAYQNRIKNKKVAVFGHFPYVEQLFRPVSDLVIIAREPEEEGDYPESAADYILPEYDFVVLSCTSLIYKTLPRLLNLSKNAYVIIVGPSTPLAPSLFAFGVNDLSGFVVKDNAGAAQIVAGLERSPIYKTGQKVALKSQEFTGRTSLAGLDI
- a CDS encoding energy transducer TonB; the protein is MRMAGTWGSAFAVALAVHLSVFALVGQGLLAETALEPQFEYMEVELAPLPPAAKPGQAKEIPAASNHSPDLSSNKQVYPAARPAAARLAPVREQTEAWPQVAAVAAAGVSSGVSSSDFSGEAGAGAAAGGGTGNSVSAGGTGPAAEPVDRRPSLAYAPLPEYPVEARRNHWQGKVFVSVLVTAAGRAAEAKVAESSGYDVLDQAAVNVVLYKWRFNPAERGGQAVPGRVRVPVTFSLDR
- a CDS encoding TonB-dependent receptor codes for the protein MRENFKKRMIPPVLAVCLLSSFQLATAQEVDEATLEGVEVHSTSLEKYQVTTAVITAEKIKETGARNLAEALEAVPGLYMATADKNARLVRIRGAATDQTRVYIDGLPVFPLSGIASNSASDLAGIPVDNIEKIEIIKGPGPVQYGTDYKGGVILITTKDGKGPGQFQLNLAAGSDKRFDHSISYRGSDDNASYSFAAGKSKGDGYLRHSEFDKEYFDGKIKWKLGEGQNLTISGWYMNTDRDIANGIDQETGKETSATGNKWSGDTFLDQAGIPDPNQSKPDKNSTTDVKDWKYRDFKQTNIAVQYDQKVNDRFKYDVKVYHVTDRNTLQVTNGNNVKLGVNTKKNPQLYSSDWTSSGNGLELTADWQAARNNTVTFGAKYSKLDWDASENRSLNPGGITDGGSDKRIGYYLQDSWQLDSKTNLTAGVRHDKVTQAFDNIPGKTPAELADIDDSTTDPVFNLTHQLDEKNTLRFSAGKTHNFVTAKQANANRKAGYAVPGTEKATNQEIGWKHKLNEKASLDIAIFKNDIDNRIDRLPGKTEYRNIAKTEIRGVELEYNQQISKRLKGFVNYTYLKAEDTNAGVTTDAANLPDSMFNYGATYTVDKLQATLIGHYFGNVSNTDVSTPNNYGNIYKKLDSYHTVDLNFNYQENDNLSYYLHINNLFDTKYWDKYDERGDGINFMAGISMKM
- a CDS encoding ABC transporter substrate-binding protein, which translates into the protein MKRLSTLIILLCISLLMLLTGCGRQSAVDSGAAPGSGRVIIDMAGRKVILPQKIEKVYPASPLECVLIYTLAPELLAGWGYHMAADQSGYILPEYRNLPVLAWTTRGSTSNAEEIMKMKPDVILTINDINDTTRQYADELERLTKIPVVLLDKELTKTEQAFVLAGKVLNREERAAKLAAYCRETLAMVTEKQPLLQGRTPVTVYYAEGRRGLETEPRGSWHAEIIEFVGGMNVADPGLPAGSIIGRSPVSMEQVLAWNPEVVLISYFRDGESSSYPAIMGEKSWQNVRAVKARQVYEIPTGPFNWFDRPPAVSRLIGIRWVANLLYPDVYPFDFRAEVKRFYALFYHYQLSEQELDDLAARAKRVE